The following are encoded together in the Dyella terrae genome:
- a CDS encoding pyridoxal-phosphate dependent enzyme, which translates to MSVHQSVLELIGRTPMVRAQRLDVGPCELFLKLESANPGGSVKDRIGLSMIEGAEKAGKIRPGDTLVEGTAGNTGLGLALVAQQKGYRLILVVPDKMSREKIFNLKAMGAEVVLTRSDVAKGHPEYYQDMAERIARETPGAYFINQFGNPDNPAAHIATTGPEILEQLDGKVDAIVVGCGSSGTLSGLSKFFAEHSPDTEFVLADPVGSILTQYINEGTLSTKSASWMVEGIGEDFLPTISDFTRVKKAYAIPDKESFLVARELLAKEGILGGSSTGTLLAAALRYCREQTTPKRVVTLVCDTGNKYLSKMYNDYWMLDNGFIEREQHGDLRDLLLRPFAQRDTVVIGPNELLMTAYTRMKLYDVSQLPVMDGSRLVGILDESDVLMHVHADESRFRDSVATAMITNLQMLDVRSPIESLLPVFDRGHVAIVVDGDQFLGLITRIDLLNYLRRKVH; encoded by the coding sequence ATGTCGGTCCACCAGAGTGTCCTTGAACTGATCGGACGTACCCCGATGGTACGCGCGCAGCGCCTGGACGTTGGACCGTGCGAACTCTTCCTGAAGTTGGAGAGCGCCAACCCGGGCGGCTCCGTCAAGGACCGTATTGGTCTGTCGATGATCGAAGGTGCTGAAAAGGCCGGCAAGATCCGCCCGGGCGACACCTTGGTCGAAGGCACCGCAGGCAATACGGGCCTTGGGCTGGCGCTGGTGGCTCAGCAGAAGGGCTACCGCCTGATCCTGGTCGTGCCCGACAAGATGAGCCGCGAGAAGATCTTCAACCTCAAGGCCATGGGCGCTGAGGTGGTGCTGACCCGTTCGGACGTGGCCAAAGGCCATCCGGAGTACTACCAGGACATGGCCGAGCGCATCGCGCGTGAAACGCCGGGTGCCTACTTCATCAACCAGTTCGGCAACCCGGATAATCCGGCGGCGCACATTGCCACCACGGGTCCGGAAATCCTCGAGCAGCTGGACGGCAAAGTCGACGCAATCGTGGTCGGCTGCGGTTCGTCCGGCACGCTCAGCGGCCTATCCAAATTCTTCGCCGAGCACTCGCCCGATACCGAGTTCGTGCTGGCCGACCCAGTCGGCTCCATCCTCACCCAGTACATCAACGAGGGCACGCTCTCGACCAAGTCGGCGAGCTGGATGGTGGAAGGCATTGGCGAGGATTTCCTGCCGACCATCAGCGACTTCACTCGCGTGAAGAAGGCTTATGCGATTCCCGACAAGGAGAGCTTCCTGGTCGCTCGTGAGCTGCTGGCGAAGGAGGGCATTCTTGGTGGCTCCTCGACCGGCACGCTATTGGCCGCTGCGTTGCGCTATTGCCGCGAACAGACGACTCCCAAGCGGGTGGTGACGCTGGTCTGCGACACGGGCAACAAGTACCTGTCGAAGATGTACAACGACTATTGGATGCTCGACAACGGCTTCATCGAGCGCGAACAGCACGGTGACCTGCGCGACCTGCTGCTACGCCCGTTCGCTCAGCGCGACACCGTAGTCATCGGGCCAAACGAGCTGTTGATGACCGCCTATACGCGTATGAAGCTGTACGACGTATCCCAGTTGCCGGTCATGGACGGGAGCCGCTTGGTCGGTATCCTGGATGAATCCGATGTGCTCATGCACGTGCATGCGGACGAAAGCCGGTTCCGGGACTCGGTCGCCACGGCCATGATCACCAACCTGCAGATGCTGGATGTGCGTTCGCCTATTGAATCTCTGTTGCCCGTGTTCGACCGGGGGCACGTGGCCATTGTGGTGGATGGCGACCAGTTCCTGGGTCTGATCACCCGGATCGATCTGCTGAACTATCTACGTCGCAAGGTGCATTGA
- a CDS encoding YdcH family protein — protein sequence MFENQQRDDVEALMKADAEFRRLYQHHKELDSKVHDAEIGVLPIDDMTLSGMKKEKLHAKERLQRMWDTRAHRIN from the coding sequence ATGTTTGAAAACCAGCAGCGTGATGATGTCGAAGCTTTGATGAAGGCGGACGCCGAGTTTCGTCGGCTCTACCAGCACCATAAGGAACTCGACAGCAAGGTGCACGACGCCGAGATCGGCGTGCTTCCCATCGACGACATGACGTTGTCAGGCATGAAGAAGGAAAAGCTCCACGCGAAGGAGCGACTCCAGCGCATGTGGGACACCCGAGCGCACCGCATCAACTGA
- a CDS encoding DUF4398 domain-containing protein, which translates to MVHIFFPPKARSQIARLAVSTLTLAMVLALAGCASAPPPDGIMNQAQMQLQAARDADAQVYDPIDLGNAQDKFMQAQNAMAKRDYDVAAQLADEARASAELARAKARLGAARAQIQSKTAANQQLRDQIDQSLADQQQQDQSQSSSLPPQQQTQDMPAPPSSSLGEPIPQGQGFQTYPQNPNPDQPAPPSSTDQGGHL; encoded by the coding sequence ATGGTGCACATCTTTTTCCCGCCGAAGGCGCGATCCCAGATCGCCCGGCTGGCGGTTTCGACCCTGACGTTAGCCATGGTGCTGGCGCTGGCTGGCTGCGCCTCCGCGCCGCCGCCGGACGGAATCATGAACCAGGCGCAGATGCAACTGCAGGCGGCGCGCGACGCCGACGCCCAGGTGTATGACCCGATTGACCTCGGGAACGCCCAGGACAAATTCATGCAGGCCCAGAACGCCATGGCCAAGCGTGACTACGACGTGGCCGCCCAGCTGGCTGACGAAGCCCGGGCAAGCGCTGAGTTGGCACGTGCCAAGGCCCGCTTGGGGGCGGCCCGCGCCCAGATCCAGAGCAAGACGGCCGCCAACCAGCAACTGCGCGACCAGATCGACCAGTCACTGGCCGACCAGCAACAGCAGGACCAAAGCCAGTCGAGCAGCCTGCCGCCGCAGCAGCAGACCCAGGACATGCCGGCTCCGCCGAGCTCGTCGCTGGGCGAGCCCATCCCGCAGGGGCAGGGCTTTCAGACTTATCCGCAGAACCCGAACCCCGACCAGCCGGCGCCTCCGTCGAGCACTGACCAAGGAGGCCACCTGTGA